One part of the Malus sylvestris chromosome 2, drMalSylv7.2, whole genome shotgun sequence genome encodes these proteins:
- the LOC126582714 gene encoding uncharacterized protein LOC126582714 isoform X3, translated as MVNFNLSSYNHISLPLDKELDPGCALLRPSCVCMSSFTSQFKALPTFSHKLLKHSSSQTSQIPHSVQKHEGTGRYEAHLWDNGCNKEGQSRKGRQAGELQSNDESSVYLGKSSSPLSLSICFEETV; from the exons ATGGTGAATTTTAATCTTTCCAG TTACAACCATATCTCACTCCCtttg GACAAGGAGTTGGACCCTGGATGTGCTCTGCTTCGTCCATCCTGTGTCTGCATGTCCTCATTCACAAG TCAGTTCAAAGCTCTTCCAACTTTTTCGCACAAATTGCTCAAACATTCCAGCTCTCAAACATCTCAGATCCCTCACTCAGTTCAAAA GCACGAAGGGACCGGTCGATACGAAGCGCATCTATGGGACAATGGTTGCAACAAAGAAGGGCAGAGCAGGAAGGGTAGGCAAG CTGGGGAATTACAATCAAATGATGAATCTTCGGTTTACTTGG GCAAATCCAGCAGCCCTCTCTCGCTCTCAATTTGTTTTGAGGAGACCGTGTAA
- the LOC126582714 gene encoding uncharacterized protein LOC126582714 isoform X2 — protein sequence MCSASSILCLHVLIHKISTICILDFLLFGLVLILSAILTPHSLSLTQFKALPTFSHKLLKHSSSQTSQIPHSVQKHEGTGRYEAHLWDNGCNKEGQSRKGRQAGELQSNDESSVYLGKSSSPLSLSICFEETV from the exons ATGTGCTCTGCTTCGTCCATCCTGTGTCTGCATGTCCTCATTCACAAGATAAGTACTATTTGTATACTTGATTTTCTactgtttggtttggttttaatTCTCTCTGCCATTCTCACTCCACACTCTCTGTCTCTCACTCAGTTCAAAGCTCTTCCAACTTTTTCGCACAAATTGCTCAAACATTCCAGCTCTCAAACATCTCAGATCCCTCACTCAGTTCAAAA GCACGAAGGGACCGGTCGATACGAAGCGCATCTATGGGACAATGGTTGCAACAAAGAAGGGCAGAGCAGGAAGGGTAGGCAAG CTGGGGAATTACAATCAAATGATGAATCTTCGGTTTACTTGG GCAAATCCAGCAGCCCTCTCTCGCTCTCAATTTGTTTTGAGGAGACCGTGTAA
- the LOC126582714 gene encoding uncharacterized protein LOC126582714 isoform X1 has translation MVNFNLSSYNHISLPLLVVHVIFSSRSNIIQIHYCISRELATYNFAPNSQDKELDPGCALLRPSCVCMSSFTSQFKALPTFSHKLLKHSSSQTSQIPHSVQKHEGTGRYEAHLWDNGCNKEGQSRKGRQAGELQSNDESSVYLGKSSSPLSLSICFEETV, from the exons ATGGTGAATTTTAATCTTTCCAG TTACAACCATATCTCACTCCCtttg CTTGTTGTGCATGTGATATTTTCTTCCAGGTCCAATATTATCCAAATTCATTACTGCATTTCAAGAGAGCTTGCAACTTATAACTTCGCTCCCAACTCCCAA GACAAGGAGTTGGACCCTGGATGTGCTCTGCTTCGTCCATCCTGTGTCTGCATGTCCTCATTCACAAG TCAGTTCAAAGCTCTTCCAACTTTTTCGCACAAATTGCTCAAACATTCCAGCTCTCAAACATCTCAGATCCCTCACTCAGTTCAAAA GCACGAAGGGACCGGTCGATACGAAGCGCATCTATGGGACAATGGTTGCAACAAAGAAGGGCAGAGCAGGAAGGGTAGGCAAG CTGGGGAATTACAATCAAATGATGAATCTTCGGTTTACTTGG GCAAATCCAGCAGCCCTCTCTCGCTCTCAATTTGTTTTGAGGAGACCGTGTAA